The following proteins come from a genomic window of Corynebacterium falsenii:
- a CDS encoding DEAD/DEAH box helicase has translation MPVDPLDNFYAPVAAWFRDVFAEPTVVQSQAWQAISSGDHALVVAPTGSGKTLAAFLWSLSRLTSAPFLSDPVSDATPQPTTSPTKVLYISPLKALGVDVDRNLAAPLAGIARMASVLGDPVAPVRVGVRSGDTPASERSKLLRHPPEILITTPESLYLMLTSKAAATLSGVETVIIDEIHAVAGTKRGSHLALSLERLEMVTDKPVQRIGLSATVNPVDTVASFLGGDRPVTVVNPEQPKSWDVNVVSVVEDFQDPPAVEDAEMAEYEVAEEALDEALDEALAGPSMIGEGAPIPQESALPQQKSVWPHVQRAVYEQIMANRSTLVFVNSRRAAERLTGALNELWAKEHDPESLAAPTRRDPAQLMAQSAAVTGAPAVIAKAHHGSVSKDERADIEAELKAGQLKCVVATSSLELGIDMGLVDHVVQVGAPPSVASAVQRCGRAGHAVGATSHATIYPLHKQDAETATVVVDRLLKGQLEPLHVVRNALDVLAQQTVAAAVQADQRAEKLDIEQWWNQVRRAHPFAALPREAFDGVIELISGHYPSTDFADLKPRAIYNPAEGTLEARPGAQRVAVTSGGTIPDRGMFGVFLAAGEETGARRVGELDEEMVYESRVGDIFTLGASSWRILEINRDQVIVAPAAGHTGRLPFWVGDAEGRPVELGEAIGSHRRNWGSGTLEDLRGAGFIDTFTRSNLDAFYRAQKEEAGIIPDERTILIERFKDEIGDWRVVVHTPFGRGVNAPWALALSAQLQRDTGIDSMAVAGDDGMVLRLPYSEDPPGVELLLGEETGQQRADAALADVMDSVGSSALFAARFRECAARALLLPRRNPGKRQPLWQQRQRAAQLLDVARNHPQFPVMVETMRECIHDVYDLDALQTLLRHLGGRGGGDAVRVAEVTTDAPSAFAESLLFTYTSAFMYEGDSAERAAALAVDPALLAKVLGKSGEGLVLDPKVIESVVATAQWLAEGRQATTVEQAVDMLRALGPLTPDDIALRLAPTVTTDDLRELIPQRIAEVNFGGATKLAVVEDVPLLRDGLGVPVPHGVAAPVTVIADATDQLLLRWMRNRGPVEAKEVAAEFGMGISTATALLERWVADRRLESGSFTSDATQFVDVGMLRRLRSATLAAARGALEPVSQQTYAQFVGEWHGLGAMDRADLPSVLEQLAGVAMPASAWETVVLPTRIPDYQPADLDELLSSGQVLAIGGGQAGSNDTWISLVPADLAVLVDTEPAPVGMVATQLLEQLRAGGAFLASELTSATGAGHAEVDAAIWELFDAGLACPDSFAPIRARLADAGSTGKSAHRAPRRDRGRGSSRRVRMGRSGFARANRMAMNAHSSVPGRWSSPMSSDPEAPDTTELAMLRGESWIERYGVVTRGSIMAEKSSGGFAEAYRNLSAWEDSGVVLRGYIVEGLGGAQFAPRDVIDQLRRMDENAADVADFHLLAAVDPANPFGAALPWPDPVDGATAPTRAAGALVILQRGRVVAYLTRGGKNITVFPRPSFTDEQAHVGSTEVSEVMRAVVASIRQGQLSPLTVEKINGLSVMETDTRPWVAEGARLTPKGLSIRA, from the coding sequence ATGCCCGTCGACCCGCTGGATAACTTTTATGCCCCCGTTGCAGCGTGGTTTCGAGATGTTTTCGCCGAACCCACCGTGGTGCAATCCCAGGCGTGGCAGGCGATTTCCAGCGGTGATCACGCCCTCGTCGTGGCGCCGACCGGGTCCGGTAAGACCCTCGCCGCATTCCTGTGGTCACTGTCGCGCCTCACGAGCGCTCCCTTTCTATCCGACCCTGTATCCGACGCCACACCGCAGCCCACCACCAGCCCCACCAAGGTGTTGTACATTTCCCCGCTCAAAGCCCTCGGAGTGGACGTGGACCGCAACTTGGCGGCACCACTGGCGGGGATCGCACGCATGGCGTCCGTGTTGGGGGACCCCGTGGCACCCGTTCGAGTCGGCGTGCGGTCCGGGGACACTCCGGCGTCGGAGCGATCGAAGCTGCTGCGGCACCCACCGGAAATCCTCATCACCACCCCCGAATCCCTGTACCTCATGCTGACCTCGAAGGCGGCGGCGACGCTCAGCGGGGTGGAGACCGTGATCATCGACGAGATCCACGCCGTGGCGGGCACGAAGCGCGGCTCGCACCTGGCACTGAGCCTCGAGCGGCTGGAGATGGTGACGGACAAGCCGGTGCAGCGCATCGGCCTATCAGCCACGGTGAACCCGGTGGATACGGTGGCGAGCTTCCTCGGCGGCGACCGGCCGGTGACCGTGGTGAACCCGGAACAGCCCAAGTCGTGGGACGTCAACGTGGTGTCCGTGGTGGAGGACTTCCAGGACCCGCCCGCGGTCGAGGACGCCGAGATGGCGGAGTATGAGGTGGCGGAGGAAGCCCTAGATGAAGCCCTCGATGAAGCCCTCGCCGGGCCCTCGATGATCGGGGAGGGCGCGCCCATCCCGCAGGAATCGGCACTGCCCCAGCAGAAGAGCGTGTGGCCGCACGTGCAGCGGGCCGTGTACGAGCAGATCATGGCGAACCGTTCGACCTTGGTGTTCGTCAACTCGCGCCGGGCGGCCGAGCGGCTCACCGGCGCCCTCAACGAGCTGTGGGCCAAGGAGCACGACCCGGAGTCGCTGGCCGCGCCCACCCGCCGCGACCCTGCGCAACTCATGGCCCAGTCCGCCGCTGTCACCGGTGCGCCGGCCGTGATCGCGAAGGCGCACCACGGGTCGGTCTCCAAGGACGAGCGCGCGGACATCGAGGCCGAGCTGAAGGCCGGGCAGCTCAAGTGCGTGGTTGCCACGAGCTCACTGGAGCTCGGCATCGACATGGGACTGGTGGATCACGTGGTGCAGGTCGGGGCTCCGCCGTCCGTGGCCTCGGCCGTGCAGCGCTGCGGCCGCGCCGGGCACGCGGTGGGCGCGACCAGTCATGCCACGATCTACCCGCTGCACAAGCAGGATGCGGAAACGGCGACCGTGGTGGTGGACCGGCTGCTCAAGGGCCAGCTGGAGCCGCTGCATGTGGTTCGCAATGCCCTCGACGTGCTCGCGCAGCAGACCGTCGCCGCCGCGGTGCAGGCCGATCAGCGCGCCGAGAAGCTGGACATCGAACAGTGGTGGAACCAGGTCCGCCGCGCGCACCCGTTCGCCGCGCTGCCGCGCGAGGCCTTCGACGGGGTCATCGAGCTCATCAGCGGCCACTATCCCTCCACGGATTTCGCGGACCTGAAGCCCCGCGCGATCTACAACCCGGCTGAGGGGACGCTCGAGGCTCGGCCCGGCGCGCAGCGGGTGGCCGTGACCAGCGGCGGAACCATCCCGGACCGCGGCATGTTCGGGGTGTTCCTCGCCGCCGGGGAGGAGACCGGAGCGCGGCGCGTCGGCGAGCTGGACGAGGAAATGGTGTACGAATCGCGCGTCGGCGACATCTTCACCCTCGGTGCGAGCAGCTGGCGCATCCTGGAAATCAACCGCGACCAGGTCATCGTTGCCCCCGCAGCCGGCCATACCGGGCGGTTGCCGTTTTGGGTGGGCGACGCCGAAGGCCGCCCCGTCGAACTCGGGGAGGCCATCGGGTCGCACCGCCGCAACTGGGGCAGCGGGACACTGGAGGACCTGCGGGGCGCAGGGTTCATCGACACCTTCACGCGCAGCAACCTCGATGCGTTTTACCGGGCCCAGAAGGAGGAAGCCGGGATCATTCCGGACGAGCGCACCATCCTCATCGAGCGCTTCAAGGATGAAATCGGGGACTGGCGCGTGGTGGTGCACACGCCGTTCGGCCGGGGAGTCAACGCCCCGTGGGCGCTGGCGCTGTCCGCCCAGCTGCAGCGGGACACGGGCATCGACTCCATGGCCGTGGCCGGCGACGACGGCATGGTGCTGCGCTTGCCCTACTCCGAGGACCCACCCGGCGTGGAGTTGTTGTTAGGGGAGGAGACCGGTCAGCAACGCGCCGATGCCGCCCTGGCGGACGTGATGGACTCCGTGGGGTCCAGCGCGCTGTTCGCCGCGCGGTTCCGGGAGTGCGCGGCCCGTGCACTGCTGTTGCCCCGGCGGAACCCGGGCAAGCGCCAGCCACTGTGGCAACAGCGCCAACGCGCGGCCCAGCTGCTCGACGTGGCGCGTAACCACCCGCAGTTCCCCGTGATGGTGGAGACCATGCGCGAGTGCATCCACGACGTCTACGATCTCGACGCGTTGCAGACCCTGCTGCGTCACCTCGGCGGGCGCGGCGGCGGCGACGCAGTGCGCGTGGCCGAAGTGACCACCGATGCGCCCAGTGCCTTCGCCGAATCGCTGCTGTTCACCTACACCAGCGCCTTCATGTACGAGGGGGACTCCGCAGAGCGGGCCGCCGCGCTCGCCGTGGACCCAGCGCTGCTCGCCAAGGTGCTCGGCAAGAGCGGCGAGGGGTTGGTGCTGGACCCGAAGGTCATCGAGTCCGTGGTGGCGACTGCCCAGTGGCTCGCCGAGGGCAGGCAGGCCACCACCGTGGAGCAGGCCGTGGACATGCTGCGCGCCCTCGGTCCACTGACCCCAGACGACATTGCGCTGCGCCTGGCGCCGACGGTGACCACCGACGACCTCCGGGAGCTCATCCCGCAGCGCATCGCCGAGGTGAACTTCGGCGGCGCGACCAAGCTGGCCGTCGTGGAGGATGTCCCTCTGCTGCGCGACGGGTTGGGCGTGCCTGTTCCCCACGGCGTGGCCGCGCCGGTCACCGTCATCGCCGACGCCACCGACCAGCTTCTCCTCAGGTGGATGCGCAACCGCGGACCCGTGGAGGCCAAGGAGGTGGCCGCCGAGTTTGGCATGGGCATCTCCACCGCTACGGCCCTGCTGGAGCGCTGGGTGGCCGACCGTCGACTCGAGTCCGGCTCGTTTACCAGCGACGCCACCCAGTTCGTGGACGTCGGCATGCTGCGCCGACTCCGGTCAGCGACCCTTGCCGCCGCCCGCGGAGCCTTGGAACCCGTCAGCCAGCAGACCTACGCGCAATTCGTGGGCGAGTGGCACGGCCTCGGAGCCATGGACCGCGCCGACCTACCGAGCGTGCTGGAGCAACTGGCGGGCGTGGCGATGCCCGCCAGCGCCTGGGAGACGGTGGTGCTGCCCACCCGCATCCCCGACTACCAGCCCGCCGACCTCGACGAGCTACTGAGCTCCGGGCAGGTGCTCGCCATCGGCGGCGGGCAGGCGGGCAGCAACGACACGTGGATCTCCCTGGTACCGGCGGACCTTGCAGTACTGGTGGATACCGAGCCCGCGCCGGTGGGAATGGTGGCCACCCAGCTGCTTGAGCAGCTCCGCGCCGGGGGAGCGTTCCTGGCCTCCGAGCTGACCAGCGCCACCGGGGCCGGCCACGCCGAGGTGGACGCGGCCATCTGGGAACTCTTCGACGCCGGCCTGGCCTGCCCCGACTCCTTCGCCCCGATCCGCGCCCGCCTCGCCGACGCGGGCAGCACCGGCAAGTCTGCGCACCGGGCGCCGCGCAGGGATCGCGGACGCGGCAGCAGCCGACGGGTGCGCATGGGCCGCAGCGGATTCGCCCGCGCCAATCGCATGGCGATGAACGCGCATTCCTCCGTGCCCGGGAGGTGGAGCTCGCCGATGAGTAGCGACCCGGAGGCCCCCGACACCACCGAACTGGCCATGCTCCGCGGAGAATCGTGGATCGAACGCTACGGCGTGGTGACTCGCGGATCCATCATGGCGGAGAAATCCAGCGGCGGATTCGCCGAGGCCTACCGCAACCTCTCCGCGTGGGAAGACTCAGGCGTGGTGCTGCGCGGCTACATCGTGGAGGGGCTCGGCGGCGCGCAATTCGCCCCGCGGGACGTCATCGACCAGCTCCGCCGCATGGACGAGAACGCCGCCGACGTAGCAGATTTCCACCTGCTCGCGGCCGTGGACCCCGCCAATCCCTTCGGCGCAGCGCTGCCCTGGCCGGACCCCGTGGACGGAGCCACCGCACCCACGCGCGCCGCCGGGGCGCTGGTGATCCTCCAACGCGGCCGGGTGGTGGCCTACCTGACCAGAGGCGGCAAGAACATCACCGTGTTCCCCCGCCCCAGCTTCACCGACGAGCAGGCACACGTGGGATCCACCGAGGTCAGTGAGGTGATGCGGGCTGTTGTGGCGTCGATACGACAAGGCCAGCTCAGCCCGCTGACGGTGGAGAAAATCAACGGCCTGTCCGTCATGGAGACCGATACGCGACCGTGGGTGGCCGAGGGCGCGCGGCTCACGCCCAAGGGGCTGAGCATTCGCGCTTAA
- the hisN gene encoding histidinol-phosphatase — protein sequence MTDSASSPYANDLTLALSLADTADAITMARFEASDLTVESKPDLTPVSDADKAVEEEIRAILQAHRPDDAILGEEFGGEAIFEGRQWVIDPIDGTKNFVRDVPVWATLISLLVDGTPVLGVVSAPALARRWWAARDMGAWRSFTTTPTRGGHPVPSSGARKLAVSSVKTIGDSSVAISSLSGWADAGKRQQLLDLTDRAWRLRGYGDFWSYMLVAEGAVDIAAEPEVSLWDLAALVPIVEEAGGTFTAVDGTPGPHGGSAVATNGLLHEDTISALAD from the coding sequence ATGACGGACTCTGCCTCCTCCCCCTACGCCAACGACCTCACCCTGGCCCTCTCCCTCGCAGACACAGCAGACGCCATCACGATGGCACGCTTCGAAGCCTCCGACCTCACCGTCGAGTCAAAGCCCGACCTCACCCCCGTCTCTGACGCCGACAAAGCCGTCGAAGAAGAAATCCGCGCCATTCTCCAAGCCCACCGCCCAGACGATGCCATCCTCGGCGAGGAATTCGGCGGAGAAGCCATCTTCGAAGGCCGCCAGTGGGTCATCGACCCCATCGACGGCACGAAAAACTTCGTCCGCGACGTCCCCGTCTGGGCCACCCTCATCAGCCTTCTCGTTGATGGCACCCCCGTCCTCGGCGTCGTCTCCGCCCCTGCCCTCGCCCGCCGCTGGTGGGCTGCCCGCGACATGGGTGCTTGGCGTTCTTTTACTACGACGCCCACACGCGGCGGCCACCCCGTGCCGTCCTCCGGGGCCCGGAAGTTGGCAGTGTCGTCCGTGAAAACCATCGGGGATTCCTCAGTAGCGATCAGCTCACTGTCCGGATGGGCGGACGCAGGCAAGCGCCAGCAGCTCCTCGACCTTACTGATCGCGCGTGGCGTCTGCGCGGTTACGGCGACTTCTGGTCCTACATGCTCGTCGCCGAAGGGGCCGTAGACATCGCCGCCGAGCCCGAGGTCAGCCTCTGGGACCTAGCTGCGCTCGTCCCCATCGTTGAGGAAGCCGGCGGCACTTTCACCGCCGTCGACGGCACCCCCGGCCCTCACGGCGGCTCGGCCGTCGCCACGAACGGCCTGCTCCACGAGGACACCATCAGCGCCCTCGCGGACTAG
- the pgi gene encoding glucose-6-phosphate isomerase: MSTPVSIPVNPEPATETREWKKLTEYVAEIRGTNLRELFANQPGRSGDMTFNVGPLHVDLSKNLIDDRGLRLLGDLGRAMGLEDYRAAMFDGQHINTTEDRAVLHTALRIPVEREFSVDGQDIAADVHEVLGRMRDFAKALRSGSWQGVTGHTIKHVVNIGIGGSDLGPSMASQALRPYLTAGITPHFISNIDPADIEGTLDGLDPESTLFVISSKTFTTSETLANAHAARRWLLRSLADAGVDVEGEDAVKDITAKHFVAVSTNEEKVAEFGIDTANMFGFWDWVGGRYSVDSAIGLSLMAAIGSQDFMNFLEGFHEVDDHFRSEPIEMNVPVIMGLLGVWYADFLGAQSHAVLPYSEDLEQFPDYLQQLMMESNGKSVRLDGSAVTMPTGEIYWGKPGTNGQHAFFQLMHQGTHLIPADFIGFVNPHTDNVASDSETSMHDMLMSNFFAQTRVLAFGKTAEELREEGVAEELVAHKVMPGNRPSTTIMADKLTPKTLGALIALYEHIAFVEGVIWGINSYDQWGVELGKKQANDLLPSVSGSEHADTGDSSTDDLISFYRQHRADS; the protein is encoded by the coding sequence GTGTCTACCCCAGTGTCCATCCCAGTGAACCCGGAGCCCGCCACCGAGACGAGGGAATGGAAGAAGCTCACCGAGTACGTCGCCGAGATCCGCGGAACCAACCTGCGGGAACTGTTCGCGAATCAGCCCGGCCGTTCGGGCGACATGACTTTCAACGTGGGCCCCCTTCACGTAGACCTGTCGAAGAACCTCATCGATGATCGCGGTCTCCGCCTCCTCGGCGACCTCGGCCGCGCCATGGGGCTCGAGGATTACCGCGCCGCCATGTTCGACGGCCAGCACATCAACACCACCGAGGACCGCGCGGTCCTCCACACCGCCCTGCGCATCCCCGTGGAGCGGGAGTTTTCCGTCGATGGCCAGGACATCGCTGCGGACGTCCACGAGGTCCTGGGCCGCATGCGCGACTTCGCCAAGGCCCTGCGCTCCGGTAGCTGGCAGGGCGTGACCGGCCACACCATCAAACACGTGGTCAACATCGGCATTGGTGGCTCGGACTTGGGCCCGTCCATGGCATCCCAGGCGCTGCGTCCCTACCTCACCGCCGGCATCACGCCACACTTCATCTCCAACATCGACCCGGCCGACATTGAGGGCACCCTCGATGGCCTCGACCCGGAGTCCACGCTGTTTGTCATCTCCTCCAAGACCTTCACCACGTCGGAGACTCTGGCGAATGCCCACGCCGCACGCCGCTGGCTGCTGCGTTCCCTGGCCGATGCAGGCGTGGATGTCGAGGGTGAGGACGCTGTCAAGGACATCACCGCCAAGCACTTCGTGGCCGTCTCTACCAACGAGGAGAAGGTCGCCGAGTTCGGCATCGACACCGCCAACATGTTCGGCTTCTGGGACTGGGTCGGCGGCCGCTACTCCGTGGACAGCGCGATCGGCTTGTCCCTCATGGCCGCCATCGGCTCGCAGGATTTCATGAACTTCCTCGAGGGCTTCCACGAGGTCGATGACCACTTCCGCTCCGAGCCGATTGAGATGAACGTGCCCGTCATCATGGGTTTGCTGGGTGTCTGGTACGCCGATTTCCTCGGTGCGCAGTCCCATGCCGTGCTGCCATATTCCGAGGATCTGGAGCAGTTCCCCGATTACCTGCAGCAGCTCATGATGGAGTCCAACGGCAAGTCCGTCCGCCTCGACGGCTCCGCGGTCACCATGCCCACCGGCGAGATCTACTGGGGCAAGCCCGGCACCAACGGCCAGCACGCTTTCTTCCAGCTCATGCACCAGGGCACGCACCTGATTCCCGCGGATTTCATCGGCTTCGTCAATCCCCACACGGATAACGTGGCTTCCGATAGCGAGACCAGCATGCACGACATGCTCATGAGCAACTTCTTCGCCCAAACCAGGGTCCTCGCGTTCGGTAAGACCGCCGAGGAGCTGCGCGAGGAAGGCGTGGCTGAGGAACTGGTTGCGCACAAGGTCATGCCCGGCAACCGCCCGTCCACCACGATCATGGCGGACAAGCTGACCCCGAAGACCCTCGGCGCGCTCATTGCGCTGTACGAGCACATCGCGTTCGTGGAGGGTGTCATCTGGGGCATCAACAGCTACGACCAGTGGGGCGTTGAGCTGGGCAAGAAGCAGGCTAATGACCTGCTGCCCTCCGTATCTGGTTCCGAGCACGCGGACACGGGCGATTCCTCCACGGATGATCTGATCAGCTTCTACCGTCAGCACCGGGCTGACAGTTAG
- a CDS encoding NAD-dependent succinate-semialdehyde dehydrogenase, whose product MATNEITIEAAGLTFNVPNGLFLGGSWREGSSGEKLSVFDAATGKTIAEVASATEEDAAEALDIAAKVQPEWGATAPRERSEILRKFYELIIEHTDELTVLQSLELGRAMPDSKGEVAYGAEYFRWFSERAAAITGEFRQAPAGNGRIATTHRPVGPVLAITPWNFPLAMVARKLAPALAAGCTMIAKPAQLTPLTMLYMAKLGQEAGIPDGVFQVLPTTSAKRISTLLEDDRIRKLTFTGSTSVGQALAAKAAEKTIRTSLELGGNAPFVVLSHADLDKSVEQAVAAKMRGAGQVCIAANRFIIHEDLADEFETKITEKLKTFVMGPGTDEKTTQGPMVSEDQRQKVIDLVKQAVDGGAKVLLGGNEALDNLSETHPELDPNGFWYPATVLTNVTPDNPIANEEIFGPVVAIQRVSSDEEALKVANDTPFGLAAYVMGEDMKATMQFAEKIEAGMVGVNRGAISDAAAPFGGVKQSGLGREGGFEGIEEYLDTVYLALDF is encoded by the coding sequence ATGGCTACAAACGAGATCACTATCGAAGCTGCAGGTTTAACATTCAACGTTCCCAACGGTCTTTTCCTTGGCGGTTCGTGGCGCGAGGGCTCTTCTGGTGAGAAGCTCTCGGTTTTCGACGCCGCTACGGGCAAAACCATCGCCGAGGTCGCGAGCGCGACCGAAGAGGATGCCGCCGAGGCATTGGACATCGCGGCGAAGGTCCAGCCGGAGTGGGGCGCTACCGCTCCGCGTGAGCGTTCCGAGATCCTCCGCAAGTTCTACGAACTCATCATCGAGCACACCGACGAGCTGACTGTGTTGCAGTCGCTGGAGCTGGGCCGCGCAATGCCGGACTCCAAGGGTGAGGTTGCCTACGGTGCCGAGTACTTCCGCTGGTTCTCCGAGCGCGCAGCCGCCATCACCGGCGAGTTCCGCCAGGCACCGGCGGGCAACGGCCGCATCGCCACCACGCACCGCCCGGTGGGCCCAGTGCTGGCGATCACCCCGTGGAACTTCCCGCTGGCCATGGTGGCCCGCAAGCTGGCTCCGGCTCTGGCCGCAGGCTGCACGATGATCGCCAAGCCGGCGCAGCTGACGCCGCTGACGATGCTGTACATGGCAAAGCTCGGCCAGGAAGCAGGCATCCCGGACGGCGTGTTCCAGGTGCTGCCGACCACCTCCGCGAAGCGGATCTCCACGCTGCTGGAGGATGACCGCATCCGCAAGCTGACCTTCACCGGCTCCACGAGCGTGGGCCAGGCGCTGGCAGCGAAGGCGGCCGAGAAGACCATCCGAACCTCCTTGGAGCTCGGCGGCAACGCGCCGTTCGTGGTGCTTAGCCACGCGGATCTGGACAAGTCCGTGGAGCAGGCCGTGGCAGCAAAGATGCGTGGTGCGGGTCAGGTGTGCATCGCGGCCAACCGCTTCATCATCCACGAGGATCTGGCCGATGAGTTCGAGACCAAGATCACCGAGAAGCTCAAGACGTTCGTGATGGGCCCCGGCACCGACGAGAAGACCACGCAGGGCCCGATGGTCAGCGAAGATCAGCGCCAGAAGGTCATCGACCTGGTCAAGCAGGCTGTCGATGGTGGCGCGAAGGTGCTGCTCGGCGGCAACGAGGCGCTGGACAACCTGTCCGAGACCCACCCGGAGCTGGACCCCAATGGTTTCTGGTACCCGGCAACCGTGCTGACCAACGTCACGCCGGACAACCCGATCGCCAACGAGGAGATCTTCGGACCCGTCGTGGCTATCCAGCGCGTCAGCAGCGACGAGGAAGCCCTCAAGGTCGCCAACGACACCCCGTTCGGCCTGGCTGCCTACGTGATGGGCGAGGACATGAAGGCCACCATGCAGTTCGCTGAGAAGATCGAGGCCGGCATGGTGGGCGTGAACCGCGGCGCGATCAGTGACGCGGCTGCACCCTTCGGTGGCGTGAAGCAATCCGGCTTGGGCCGCGAGGGTGGCTTCGAAGGCATCGAGGAGTACCTCGATACCGTGTACCTGGCGCTGGACTTCTAG
- a CDS encoding HNH endonuclease signature motif containing protein — MTDESPDEHGQSAEVLRHAVQIANKADIELATLFADDPSISRIHAFRKSSCRDAIDLAHTADILTRMPEVASYARATGTISVRHGDAVWSVANEYAHHLDEQHIMGPLKFDAYLAHHVVDLFEARGVHYPTASELANHLRKILAVEFPVAFGAGEKEKDSRQSATKYDNSWRLTMPGIRSQRLWELVNKEARVIAETTGQDLSAARMDVIADRIEGQVDGQVHGQVHGAGETDAHDGIADPTVRTVTKIHVHVFRMVQGPGFIPGVGVISREEADHMQFHADSVDDATPPEPRGGYTPTAQQKAFVAGRDGCCRFPGCDVPATLCDKDHIEPYDHDNPAAGGPTDVANLQSLCRTHHNLKTNKLWHASTSDGGYTIAWVNTHGEEFTTYAKGILPK, encoded by the coding sequence ATGACCGACGAATCACCGGACGAGCATGGCCAGTCGGCAGAGGTGCTGCGCCACGCCGTACAGATAGCAAACAAAGCCGATATTGAACTAGCGACACTGTTCGCCGACGACCCGAGCATTTCGCGCATCCATGCATTCCGCAAATCCAGCTGCCGGGACGCCATCGATCTGGCGCACACCGCCGACATTCTCACGCGGATGCCGGAGGTCGCCAGCTACGCGAGGGCCACCGGCACCATCAGCGTTCGGCACGGGGACGCGGTGTGGTCGGTTGCCAACGAATATGCGCACCATCTCGATGAACAGCACATCATGGGGCCACTGAAGTTCGACGCCTACCTGGCGCACCACGTGGTGGATCTCTTTGAGGCCCGGGGTGTGCACTACCCAACGGCGTCGGAGTTAGCGAACCACCTCCGTAAGATTCTCGCGGTGGAGTTTCCTGTGGCGTTTGGCGCCGGGGAGAAGGAAAAAGACTCACGGCAGTCAGCGACGAAATACGACAATTCCTGGCGCCTGACCATGCCGGGGATTCGATCGCAGCGGCTGTGGGAGCTCGTGAACAAGGAAGCGAGGGTGATCGCGGAAACCACGGGGCAGGACCTCTCGGCGGCGCGGATGGACGTGATTGCCGATCGCATTGAAGGGCAGGTTGATGGGCAAGTTCATGGGCAAGTTCATGGTGCAGGCGAGACCGACGCGCATGACGGGATCGCTGACCCCACTGTCCGAACCGTCACCAAGATCCACGTGCACGTGTTCCGCATGGTGCAAGGGCCAGGTTTCATTCCCGGAGTCGGTGTGATCAGCCGCGAGGAGGCCGATCACATGCAATTCCACGCGGACAGCGTGGACGATGCCACTCCTCCGGAACCGAGGGGCGGGTACACGCCCACCGCGCAGCAGAAAGCATTCGTTGCAGGACGTGATGGATGCTGCCGGTTCCCGGGCTGCGACGTGCCCGCCACGCTGTGCGACAAGGACCACATCGAGCCCTACGATCACGACAACCCCGCGGCTGGCGGGCCGACCGATGTCGCAAACCTCCAAAGCCTCTGCCGAACCCACCACAACCTCAAAACCAATAAGTTGTGGCACGCCTCAACATCAGACGGTGGCTACACGATCGCATGGGTCAACACCCATGGCGAAGAGTTCACCACCTACGCGAAAGGAATCCTGCCGAAGTAG
- a CDS encoding DNA-formamidopyrimidine glycosylase family protein: MPEGDSVLRLSNRMQWMTGRTVTRTDVRVPRFATVTLDGATVHKVWPYGKHLFMHIGDQVVHTHLKMEGMWAIHAAGTRWRKPAYTARIVLRLSPQHPGGPDIEIVGHELGFVRIFPFARYHDVVAHLGPDILDPEWDNGGRDEAIRRILERPERSLGAALLDQKNVAGIGNEYRAEIMFLIGLHPAVPVGAAGAATVAQAIDLSRKVMWENRLEPHRIFTGDRRPGMSDYVFGRNGKACRRCGAAIHKGTLGGVDAGGDPDLDAGELERIIWWCPNCQPGADGRS, from the coding sequence ATGCCAGAAGGAGATTCGGTTCTCAGGTTGTCGAACCGCATGCAATGGATGACCGGGCGCACCGTCACCCGCACCGACGTGCGCGTGCCGCGGTTTGCCACCGTCACACTCGACGGCGCCACGGTCCACAAAGTGTGGCCGTACGGCAAGCACCTATTCATGCACATCGGCGACCAGGTGGTGCACACGCACCTGAAAATGGAGGGGATGTGGGCCATCCACGCCGCCGGGACGCGCTGGCGCAAACCCGCCTACACCGCGCGGATCGTGCTGCGGCTCAGCCCGCAACACCCCGGCGGGCCGGACATCGAGATCGTGGGGCACGAGCTCGGCTTCGTGCGGATTTTCCCCTTCGCCCGCTACCACGACGTCGTGGCGCACCTCGGGCCGGACATTCTCGACCCAGAGTGGGACAACGGCGGCCGTGATGAAGCCATCCGGCGCATCCTCGAGCGGCCCGAGCGCTCCCTCGGGGCGGCGCTGCTGGACCAGAAGAACGTGGCCGGGATCGGCAACGAATACCGCGCCGAGATCATGTTCCTCATCGGCCTGCACCCAGCGGTGCCCGTCGGCGCGGCCGGGGCGGCGACCGTGGCGCAGGCGATCGACCTGTCGCGGAAGGTGATGTGGGAAAACCGACTGGAGCCACATCGCATCTTTACTGGCGATCGCCGGCCCGGGATGAGCGACTACGTGTTTGGCCGCAACGGCAAGGCCTGCCGGAGGTGTGGGGCGGCCATTCACAAGGGGACGCTGGGTGGCGTCGACGCGGGAGGCGACCCCGACCTGGATGCCGGGGAGCTCGAGCGGATTATCTGGTGGTGCCCTAACTGTCAGCCCGGTGCTGACGGTAGAAGCTGA